Proteins co-encoded in one Aspergillus luchuensis IFO 4308 DNA, chromosome 6, nearly complete sequence genomic window:
- a CDS encoding uncharacterized protein (InterPro:IPR035923), with protein MSTAPVSLPEASNISTFKANHITVHFPNPYPKILNRFRALVPALQPPGILRTQPNAEAIINLIKSTNTPSDFVCFAEFDHGSWLHHFLPPSGESESESGIGRRVHRFLFGNPLLAAAMIKESIYAGTHVPLDCGFVEEEDGSATMVMVLPLAGLAGIYAGDASGKVDVERKERLDRAVGEVEGKVWGLISMLQEENE; from the coding sequence ATGTCAACCGCACCAGTATCCTTGCCCGAAGCCTCAAACATCTCAACCTTCAAAGCTAACCATATAACCGTCCACTTTCCCAACCCCTACCCCAAGATCCTCAACCGTTTCCGTGCCCTCGTACCCGCACTCCAACCCCCGGGCATCCTCCGCACCCAACCCAATGCCGAGGCAATAATCAACTTGATTAAGTCCACGAACACGCCATCCGACTTCGTATGCTTTGCTGAGTTCGATCACGGGTCGTGGCTACACCACTTCCTACCACCCTCCGGGGAATCGGAGTCTGAATCAGGAATAGGTCGACGTGTCCATCGCTTCCTCTTTGGCAACCCGCTCCTGGCTGCGGCGATGATCAAAGAGAGTATATATGCAGGCACGCATGTACCCCTAGATTGTGGGttcgtggaggaagaggatgggagTGCaacgatggtgatggtgttgccgttggcggggttggcggGGATTTATGCGGGTGATGCAAGCGGGAAGGTAGATgtggagagaaaggaaaggttgGATAGAGCAGTTGGGGAGG
- a CDS encoding uncharacterized protein (COG:S;~EggNog:ENOG410PQZ2;~InterPro:IPR011042;~SECRETED:SignalP(1-21)) — translation MRVHPSFLGTLALSASTLASAELNVRTVYQFASNDTWLENLAVRSNGLILATEIGPPASLLSFDPRSSSPKKNVIHTFPSVLGLSGITEAAHDVFYVAGANTTSDNISDPPKNATHIWRVDFTTNSDTPDIKLIARPTAPTGFNGLAAFNETIILASASYQDSIFAVDTTTGYTWEAIKDANLMSSINGLKVQDDFVYWTANGGLYRAELYSNVTAGPGELIVQSTAFDDFAVAPDGFRAASGRKFAYAATAAMNTIMQISFDLQGGRNLTSVIAGSLDSTEVAEPTGCAFGRGEGEMDWLYVTTGGASAVNVDVDGVEVAVGAQLLGIKLN, via the coding sequence ATGAGAGTTCACCCCTCCTTCCTAGGCACTCTTGCCCTTAGTGCGAGCACCCTAGCATCCGCCGAGCTCAACGTCCGCACGGTCTACCAATTCGCCTCCAACGACACCTGGCTCGAGAACCTAGCCGTCCGATCCAacggcctcatcctcgcAACCGAGATCGGGCCCCCAGCAagcctcctctccttcgacCCGCgctcctcatccccaaagAAGAACGTCATCCACACCTTCCCCAGCGTCCTCGGCCTCTCCGGCATCACCGAAGCAGCCCACGACGTCTTCTACGTTGCCggcgccaacaccaccagcgACAACATCTCAGATCCTCCCAAAAACGCCACGCACATCTGGCGCGTCGACTTCACCACCAACTCTGATACCCCTGACATCAAGCTCATCGCCCGCCCCACCGCACCAACCGGCTTTAACGGCCTAGCAGCCTTCAACGAgaccatcatcctcgcctcGGCCTCCTACCAAGACTCCATCTTCGCCGTCGACACAACAACGGGGTATACCTGGGAAGCCATCAAAGATGCGAACCTGATGAGCAGCATCAACGGACTCAAGGTTCAAGATGATTTCGTCTACTGGACTGCAAACGGTGGCCTTTACAGAGCAGAGCTCTACTCGAATGTGACTGCTGGTCCTGGAGAACTTATTGTCCAGTCTACTGCCTTTGACGATTTTGCTGTTGCACCGGATGGGTTCCGTGCTGCGAGTGGAAGGAAGTTTGCGTATGCGGCTACGGCGGCGATGAATACGATCATGCAGATTAGCTTTGACTTGCAGGGTGGGAGGAACCTGACGAGTGTTATTGCCGGCAGTTTGGATTCTACGGAGGTTGCGGAGCCGACGGGGTGTGCGTTTGGGAGAGGCGAGGGCGAGATGGATTGGTTGTATGTTACTACTGGTGGTGCGAGTGCGGTgaatgtggatgtggatggggtggaggtTGCTGTTGGGGCGCAGTTGTTGGGGATTAAGCTTAATTAA
- a CDS encoding sulfatase family protein (COG:G;~EggNog:ENOG410PMGT;~InterPro:IPR012083,IPR017850,IPR000917,IPR024607;~PFAM:PF00884;~SECRETED:SignalP(1-19);~go_function: GO:0003824 - catalytic activity [Evidence IEA];~go_function: GO:0004065 - arylsulfatase activity [Evidence IEA];~go_function: GO:0008484 - sulfuric ester hydrolase activity [Evidence IEA];~go_process: GO:0018958 - phenol-containing compound metabolic process [Evidence IEA]) produces the protein MRSLVCLLALAGFTTQSLGQQQQQPLYATAKPNVVFILTDDQDAQLGSLDYMPYVKKHLLDKGTHYRSHYCTTSVCCPSRVTLWTGKLAHNTNVTDVNPPHGDYPKFISQGLNDNYLPVWLQEAGYNTYYTGKLFNVHTVDNYNAPFPAGFTGNDFLLDPFTYDYLNSTFQRDREPPQSYEGEYSTDVLAQKAYRLLDEAVAAQKPFFLTVAPIAPHCNVFMNGTGLDANPKFSFSAPIPAKRHEDLFSDIKVPRTPSFNPEKPSGANWIKTLKRQNDTNIDYNDHFYRQRLRALQAIDELVDGLFSRLEDYDILDNTYVVYSSDNGYHIGQHRLQPGKSCGYEEDINVPLIVRGPSVAQNVSTNIVTTHTDLAPTFLDLLGIPLREDFDGDPIPLTENQIEEAHDERQEHVTVEYWGYAAGEGIYDFDLSAYNNTYKALRIRGSEYNLYYSVWCNNEHELYDMTSDPHQLHNLLSTNGLPNATSHIILNVDLSKVVQRLDSLLLVLKSCKGQVCVRPWDALHPRGEVTTLKDALDVRYDYYYEMEQTTRVQFDECARGYFLDVEGPQFGQGTEYGVLRDGLPWYEWV, from the exons ATGCGGAGCCTGGTGTGCTTGTTAGCCCTGGCTGGGTTTACTACACAGTCGCtagggcagcagcagcagcagccgctaTATGCGACCGCCAAGCCCAATGTCGTCTTCATATTAACTGATGATCAAGACGCGCAACTCGGCTCCTTGGACTACATGCCTTATGTTAAAAAGCATCTCCTAGACAAAGGAACACACTATCGCAGCCATTACTGTACAACCAGCGTCTGTTGCCCTTCGCGGGTGACCCTTTGGACAGGGAAACTGGCCCACAACACAAACGTTACGGACGTCAATCCTCCGCATG GTGATTATCCAAAGTTTATTTCTCAAGGTCTCAATGACAACTATCTGCCTGTCTGGCTACAGGAAGCCGGGTACAATACCTACTACACTGGTAAACTGTTCAACGTCCACACGGTCGACAATTATAACGCCCCCTTCCCAGCTGGGTTTACCGGAAAC GACTTCCTTCTCGATCCATTTACATACGACTACCTTAACAGCACCTTCCAACGAGACCGAGAACCACCCCAAAGCTACGAAGGTGAATACAGCACCGACGTCCTCGCACAAAAAGCATATCGCCTACTCGACGAAGCAGTCGCGGCTCAAAagcccttcttcctcaccgtCGCTCCCATTGCACCGCACTGCAATGTTTTCATGAATGGTACCGGCTTGGACGCCAACCCTAAATTCAGCTTCAGCGCACCTATTCCCGCGAAGCGACACGAGGACCTATTCTCCGACATTAAAGTCCCCCGAACCCCCTCCTTCAATCCGGAAAAACCCTCAGGCGCCAACTGGATAAAGACCCTCAAGCGACAGAATGATACTAATATTGACTACAATGATCACTTTTACCGCCAACGTCTACGCGCCCTGCAGGCCATTGATGAACTAGTTGATGGTCTGTTTTCCCGATTGGAGGATTATGATATTCTCGACAACACCTATGTAGTCTATAGTAGCGATAATGGCTACCATATTGGTCAACACCGACTTCAGCCGGGCAAGTCGTGTGGATATGAGGAAGACATCAATGTTCCCTTGATAGTTCGTGGCCCCAGTGTTGCCCAAAATGTATCTACGAATATTGTTACAACACATACGGACCTTGCACCCACCTTCCTTGATTTGTTAGGCATTCCTCTCCGAGAGGACTTCGATGGCGACCCCATCCCTTTGACAGAGAACCAGATCGAGGAGGCCCATGACGAGAGACAAGAGCATGTCACAGTTGAATATTGGGGATATGCAGCGGGAGAGGGTATATATGACT TTGACCTATCGGCATACAACAACACATACAAAGCTCTCCGCATCAGAGGTAGTGAATATAACCTCTACTACTCTGTTTGGTGTAACAACGAGCATGAACTCTACGATATGACT AGTGACCCTCATCAACTCCATAACCTCCTTTCTACAAATGGGCTTCCAAATGCGACCTCTCACATCATATTGAACGTTGATCTTTCCAAAGTCGTTCAGCGACTTGACTCCCTTCTACTGGTGCTCAAGTCCTGTAAGGGCCAGGTATGTGTCAGGCCATGGGATGCCTTGCATCCGCGCGGGGAGGTCACGACGTTGAAAGACGCACTGGATGTGCGCTATGATTATTACTATGAGATGGAACAGACAACGCGGGTCCAGTTTGACGAGTGTGCGCGCGGGTATTTtctggatgtggagggcCCACAGTTTGGTCAAGGGACTGAGTATGGGGTTCTTCGGGATGGATTACCATGGTATGAGTGGGTATAA
- a CDS encoding ceramidase (COG:I;~EggNog:ENOG410PPGE;~InterPro:IPR008901;~PFAM:PF05875;~TransMembrane:7 (o32-50i62-80o92-110i117-133o139-155i176-194o221-241i);~go_component: GO:0016021 - integral component of membrane [Evidence IEA];~go_function: GO:0016811 - hydrolase activity, acting on carbon-nitrogen (but not peptide) bonds, in linear amides [Evidence IEA];~go_process: GO:0006672 - ceramide metabolic process [Evidence IEA]) codes for MDSAISPFWGAPTSYLNFCEEDYVVTRYVAEFINTLSSFVYILYGIYGLRQLHSRHQTGSRSILYCGLIGVGVCSAGYHMTLKYHTQMSDELSMHLLTTPLLYRILSFQATPQYTKTVGIVLSVLFTIVMVVHMVMDEFLLHAVTFGTAVYLIATRTLKIIPREIPDVEDRKRIQNVALFGCASFIFGYLVWLVDEWVCQSLIGARHAVGLPVAFLLELHGWWHVFTAIGGYIAVAIIDLITSGNLQRDSVAQLAWPLPTVARLLGPAEGEMKWK; via the exons ATGGATTCCGCGATTTCGCCTTTTTGGGGTGCACCAACCTCTTATCTGAA CTTTTGTGAAGAG GATTATGTAGTTACGCGATATGTTGCGGAGTTTATCAATACTCTCAGCAGCTTTGTTTACA TATTATATGGGATCTACGGTCTCCGGCAGCTCCACAGCAGACACCAAACCGGATCGCGCTCAATCCTATACTGCGGATTGATTGGCGTCGGTGTCTGCTCTGCTGGTTACCATATGACCTTGAAATATCACACTCAGATGT CGGATGAGCTTTCCATGCACCTCCTCACCACTCCGCTTCTCTACCGcattctctccttccagGCCACCCCTCAGTACACGAAGACTGTAGGAATCGTTCTCTCCGTACTGTTCACGATCGTCATGGTCGTCCACATGGTCATGGACGAGTTCCTGCTCCATGCGGTGACGTTCGGCACCGCTGTGTATTTGATCGCGACTCGCACGCTCAAGATCATTCCTCGGGAGATCCCGGATGTCGAGGATCGCAAGAGGATTCAGAACGTGGCGCTCTTTGGGTGCG CGAGCTTTATCTTCGGATACCTCGTCTGGCTGGTTGACGAGTGGGTGTGTCAGTCTCTGATCGGAGCCAGACACGCGGTCGGACTGCCCGTGGCGTTTTTGCTTGAGTTGCATGGCTG GTGGCATGTCTTTACTGCGATTGGTGGGTATATCGCCGTGGCGATTATTGATTTGATTACTTCCGGGAATTTGCAACGGGACTCGGTTGCACAGCTCGCGTGGCCATTGCCGACTGTTGCGAGGCTGCTCGGGCCGGCTGAGGGAGAGATGAAGTGGAAGTAG
- a CDS encoding uncharacterized protein (COG:A;~EggNog:ENOG410PVDN;~InterPro:IPR024977,IPR036322,IPR027417,IPR007111, IPR015943,IPR011047,IPR001680,IPR031359,IPR017986;~PFAM:PF12894,PF05729,PF00400,PF17100,PF13191;~go_function: GO:0005515 - protein binding [Evidence IEA]), whose translation MTCKETLTGIFMPSTWKKRNKAAEESPKVEPSSSTASPASSALRQEPQSRTQPANTVQAPSDESIFHCHPETESKNVDLKTSHEEKKEMADKKETRQLQKTTDKKAIADNKEARTELASTVEQEELSHRLHDKTLRNGLWEAAYRKVEQEVNTNVMAQFVKLLVEAEISQNEQGTSNDDADERGNEGNLEKLQDIVKGKLNVIQNARLVVRGRVVRDQASEILGTIKMFKDIITATVSAEPHAALAWGCVAGLFPLIDNTLTQFDNAKSGLKKISDILVRCRLIEATPLISRGQSSEDQGLLSRVKDKMIDLYSQILNYQVSLVAQYSRPSIKRLLRDAVLKDNWTAMLTSMKNTEDSITLDLERLNQKIITSIDGQMSSLRQTVKSILDESRKAHEEIKLLTQDGLISGLPEAEYAAFYTYRKDMPPPAYCHEDTRKQILRKIQRWGNGGDNNCIFWLRGMAGTGKSTIARTVAKMFNDQLLLGASFFFSRSNADRADPDRLFPTLARQLADVLPGFAAHLKDSIQHKHDVAQQSLDQQWRCLLLEPLSTLSDKFPHSMALVLVIDALDECQNGLIYAQSIVKLLATARTLEKVQLRIFVTSRPEDYLADGFTQIPSTTYYDVMIDGTGDLTTERDIRIFLEDKLSEIAIRKQPNGRAQEAWPGKERAEKLIEQCGRLFIAAATACRLLEATVFLDATLDLLLNTNKQHGSLTRDIDGMYTLVLKQAITERGSDSIYLIPLFQLVVGSVITMPEALSLRDLATLLREPCENISIMLKNLSSVLVVPEDDNSRVSLFHLSFRDFLVDPNRCDDKSLLIDEKEANKELFHRCMDILLEQGSLRRNICNIEHPGTAAVEVWQEIINKHLPQVVQYACWHWGTHINCVGSIQTTEATQLLTFLKEHFTHWLEALSLTRRMSHASPTMTELKTHISPREHPDLFEFVDDGRQFINHHANDISEAPLQVYYSALIFSPPSSVLRRQYQKESPRWINLASTTHNSWGQAERILRCWEPRCATFSPDSTKVAAGTLFGQVMVWNLITGELEQLLQKNDARPGQQEVLGVSFYPNGRKLKAVYKDLTVNTFDIITGQLERRENTPVGVTDIAAIRPLPDARKVAFLTEHPQAVCLWDSEIGETRIIDGQFEKWTLSPNGELIASCSDDRIKLSRIIPRGTGVCDTEEIFAWEVKSDLWFHVAFSSDLKRIALRTHHDVVQVWDMNGEPEVVVEHKSCYVEEMTFSPDCNQLAVSTNAGTLEIWDLSTRHIIHRLGGHSEEVGSFTFSPDGRKLASFTNNAQAVRIWDLHGLRKVDQPPGSPIDTYGSIFTSIVSPSGPTAIFTRYGKDSEVWDLASGKVQHTLTENIGRSGAFSPDNNYLAFINRDGFFKLLSTTTWKPNLVLESPFSMALAFSLDSRRVVLLGNDGILRVYDSATGREEQASPKRLPGSELLAFSPNGDIVASSSANVMTIWSFGKEPIQYDIDIGRVRITALAFSHSGKQIAIGCRKGYVKIFDLRTGEVFTKHTGHSTFVQSLTFAPDDTRLAARDVDSIFIWDMAKEKPIKESPCYNDSSISTRQPLLLNWEDLAMYTFEEDLKWVTYNEKRIVAIPADFRPHSVDLLSASSLVLIGKSSVIGTLHFSPEPDYADT comes from the exons ATGACCTGTAAGGAGACCTTGACAGGCATTTTCATGCCTAGCACCTGGAAGAAGCGAAATAAAGCCGCCGAGGAG TCACCAAAGGTTGAACCTTCCTCTTCGACTGCTTCGCCTGCTTCGTCTGCACTGAGACAAGAACCACAAAGTCGCACTCAACCCGCCAACACAGTCCAGGCTCCGTCAGATGAATCTATTTTTCATTGCCACCCGGAAACCGAAAGCAAGAATGTCGACCTAAAGACTAGccacgaagaaaagaaggagatggcGGACAAGAAAGAGACGAGGCAACTGCAAAAGACGACAGACAAAAAGGCGATCGCGGATAATAAGGAGGCTCGTACTGAGCTTGCTAGCACGGTCgagcaggaggagctgaGTCACCGATTGCATGATAAGACACTGCGTAACGGTCTTTGGGAAGCAGCTTACCGGAAGGTCGAGCAGGAAGTGAACACAAACGTCATGGCCCAGTTTGTCAAGCTTTTGGTAGAAGCCGAGATCAGTCAGAACGAGCAAGGAACGAGCAATGATGATGCCGATGAAAGGGGCAATGAGGGCAATCTTGAAAAGCTGCAGGATATTGTTAAGGGCAAACTGAATGTGATACAGAATGCCAGACTGGTCGTCAGGGGCAGAGTTGTTAGGGACCAAGCGTCTGAGATACTCGGCACGATCAAGATGTTCAAGGATATTATCACAGCAACTGTGAGTGCAGAGCCTCATGCAGCCCTTGCATGGGGTTGTGTGGCAGGACTTTTCCCC TTGATAGATAATACACTGACACAGTTTGATAACGCCAAATCTGGATTGAAAAAGATTTCTGACATCTTGGTTCGCTGTCGACTCATAGAAGCAACCCCTCTAATCTCTAGGGGTCAGTCATCTGAAGATCAGGGGCTCCTTTCTCGGGTGAAAGACAAGATGATCGACCTTTATTCACAGATCTTAAACTATCAAGTTTCGCTGGTGGCCCAGTACTCTCGTCCTTCCATCAAGCGTCTTCTAAGGGACGCCGTTCTAAAAGACAACTGGACTGCTATGCTTACAAGTATGAAGAATACGGAGGATAGTATCACTTTGGATTTAGAAAGGCTTAATCAAAAGATAATCACAAGCATTGATGGTCAGATGTCCAGCCTGCGGCAGACTGTAAAGTCAATTTTGGATGAGAGTAGAAAAGCTcacgaggagatcaag CTCCTCACACAGGATGGCTTGATCAGCGGACTTCCCGAAGCTGAATATGCTGCATTTTACACTTATAGGAAGGACATGCCGCCTCCAGCATACTGCCATGAAGACACCCGAAAACAAATTCTCCGTAAGATCCAGAGATGGGGAAATGGAGGCGATAACAATTGCATCTTCTGGCTTAGAGGCATGGCAGGCACTGGCAAGTCTACCATTGCTCGGACTGTAGCCAAGATGTTCAAtgaccagcttcttcttggcgccTCATTTTTCTTCTCGAGAAGCAATGCCGATCGAGCAGATCCCGATAGACTCTTTCCCACTCTGGCCCGACAATTAGCAGATGTGCTCCCCGGCTTTGCAGCACACTTGAAAGACTCCATCCAGCACAAGCATGATGTGGCTCAGCAGTCTCTAGATCAGCAATGGAGATGTCTCCTTCTTGAGCCCCTTTCTACGCTGAGTGACAAATTTCCGCATTCAATGGCTCTAGTGCTTGTGATTGACGCACTGGATGAATGCCAGAACGGACTCATATATGCCCAGAGTATCGTAAAGCTTCTAGCGACTGCAAGAACGCTGGAAAAAGTCCAGCTACGGATCTTCGTGACCAGCCGGCCCGAGGATTATCTGGCTGATGGATTCACACAGATCCCTTCAACCACTTATTATGATGTAATGATTGATGGTACTGGAGACCTGACCACAGAACGAGACATCcgcatcttcctcgaggaCAAACTGTCCGAAATTGCTATAAGGAAGCAGCCTAATGGCAGGGCCCAGGAAGCGTGGCCTGGCAAAGAACGAGCAGAAAAGCTTATTGAACAATGTGGACGATTGTTCATCGCCGCAGCGACTGCCTGTCGATTGCTAGAGGCTACTGTGTTCCTCGACGCTACTTTGGATTTGTTGCTCAATACAAATAAGCAACATGGTTCTCTTACCAGGGATATTGATGGCATGTACACACTCGTCTTGAAGCAGGCAATCACGGAGCGCGGTTcagatagtatatatctgATTCCTCTGTTCCAGCTAGTAGTTGGGTCAGTCATTACCATGCCAGAGGCGCTCTCACTTCGTGATCTTGCCACGCTTCTCCGAGAACCCTGCGAAAACATCAGTATAATGCTCAAAAACCTGAGTTCAGTCCTGGTTGTGCCCGAGGATGACAACTCACGGGTTtcactcttccatctttcctttCGTGACTTTCTTGTTGATCCGAATCGATGCGATGATAAGAGCCTCCTCATTGACGAGAAGGAAGCAAATAAGGAACTTTTCCATCGATGCATGGATATTCTTCTTGAACAGGGCAGCCTGCGCAGGAATATTTGCAATATTGAACATCCAGGTACTGCAGCGGTTGAGGTATGGCAGGAAATCATCAACAAGCATCTTCCCCAGGTGGTCCAGTATGCCTGTTGGCATTGGGGTACTCATATCAACTGTGTGGGGTCTATTCAGACAACGGAAGCCACACAACTGTTGACCTTCTTGAAAGAGCACTTTACCCACTGGCTTGAGGCGCTAAGTCTTACGAGGCGAATGTCGCACGCCAGTCCCACGATGACTGAACTTAAGACTCACATTTCT CCTAGGGAGCACCCAGATCTTTTCGaatttgttgatgatgggaGACAATTCATCAACCATCATGCCAATGACATTTCCGAGGCTCCGCTTCAGGTCTATTACTCTGCCCTTATTTTCTCCCCACCATCAAGTGTGCTACGAAGGCAATATCAGAAAGAGTCTCCTAGGTGGATAAACCTTGCCTCTACTACTCACAACTCTTGGGGCCAAGCTGAGCGTATACTACGGTGCTGGGAACCACGATGTGCAACCTTCTCTCCTGATTCAACCAAGGTCGCAGCTGGTACTTTATTTGGTCAAGTAATGGTCTGGAATCTGATCACTGGGGAACTTGAGCAACTACTACAGAAGAATGACGCAAGGCCTGGGCAGCAAGAGGTTTTGGGAGTATCGTTCTATCCCAATGGCAGGAAGCTAAAGGCAGTTTATAAAGATCTCACTGTCAATACTTTCGATATCATTACAGGGCAACTAGAGCGACGAGAAAATACACCGGTCGGTGTCACAGACATTGCAGCTATTAGACCATTGCCTGACGCAAGGAAAGTTGCGTTCCTTACAGAACATCCCCAAGCAGTGTGCCTCTGGGACTCTGAGATTGGTGAGACTAGAATCATAGATGGCCAGTTTGAAAAGTGGACCTTGTCACCCAACGGAGAGCTCATTGCATCATGCTCAGATGACCGGATCAAGTTGAGTAGGATCATTCCCCGTGGCACTGGTGTTTGCGATACCGAGGAAATATTTGCATGGGAGGTGAAAAGTGATCTCTGGTTCCATGTTGCCTTCTCTTCCGATCTGAAAAGAATCGCCCTTAGGACGCATCATGACGTGGTACAGGTGTGGGATATGAATGGGGAACCTGAGGTGGTAGTAGAACACAAGTCTTGCTATGTCGAAGAAATGACCTTTTCTCCCGATTGCAACCAGCTGGCAGTGAGCACAAATGCAGGAACTTTGGAGATATGGGACCTGAGTACTCGACACATTATTCATCGCCTAGGAGGTCATTCTGAGGAAGTCGGGAGTTTTACCTTCTCCCCTGATGGTCGGAAGCTAGCCTCCTTCACAAACAACGCTCAAGCAGTGCGAATATGGGATCTTCATGGCTTGAGAAAAGTGGACCAACCACCAGGGTCACCAATTGACACGTATGGAAGTATATTCACTTCTATTGTTTCTCCCAGTGGACCAACAGCTATATTCACTAGATACGGAAAGGATTCTGAAGTATGGGACCTTGCCAGTGGTAAAGTCCAACACACACTGACAGAAAATATTGGCCGGTCTGGGGCGTTTTCGCCAGACAACAATTACCTGGCTTTTATTAATCGCGATGGTTTTTTCAAGTTGCTCAGTACTACAACATGGAAACCCAATCTTGTGCTTGAGAGCCCATTTAGCATGGCTTTAGCCTTTTCGCTAGATAGCAGGAGAGTGGTCCTCCTTGGCAATGATGGTATTCTGCGGGTATACGATAGTGCTACGGGTAGGGAAGAACAAGCTAGCCCAAAGCGACTTCCGGGAAGTGAGCTATTAGCTTTCTCACCGAACGGTGACATAGTGGCATCATCGTCAGCCAATGTTATGACAATCTGGAGCTTTGGCAAGGAGCCAATACAATATGATATCGACATTGGGCGTGTTCGCATTACTGCCCTTGCCTTTTCTCATAGCGGGAAGCAGATCGCGATAGGGTGTAGGAAGGGTTATGTGAAGATCTTTGATCTGAGAACTGGAGAAGTTTTCACGAAGCACACTGGCCATTCGACATTCGTTCAGTCTCTGACATTTGCGCCAGACGACACTCGACTGGCAGCAAGAGATGTTGACTCCATTTTCATATGGGATATGGCAAAGGAGAAACCCATCAAAGAATCACCGTGCTACAACGATAGCTCAATCTCAACACGACAGCCGCTCTTGCTAAACTGGGAAGACCTGGCAATGTACACGTTTGAAGAGGATCTGAAATGGGTGACTTACAACGAGAAGAGAATTGTGGCCATCCCAGCTGACTTTCGTCCACATTCTGTTGATCTCCTGTCCGCCAGCTCTCTAGTTCTGATAGGCAAAAGCTCGGTTATTGGCACCTTGCATTTTTCCCCAGAGCCAGACTATGCTGACACATAG
- a CDS encoding uncharacterized protein (COG:Q;~EggNog:ENOG410PM5U), with the protein MTMLPPSMANEIRNKEHSSFSQWAMKAFHGNLPGFDGFRESGQDSGIVQAVIANDPTKSLSH; encoded by the exons ATGACAATGCTCCCCCCGAGTATGGCGAATGAGATTCGGAATAAGGAACATTCGAGCTTCTCCCAATGGGCTATGAAG GCATTCCATGGAAATCTACCTGGATTCGACGGATTCCGTGAAAGTGGCCAAGACTCGGGGATTGTCCAGGCTGTTATTGCAAATGACCCGACGAAATCCTTGAGTCACTAA
- a CDS encoding uncharacterized protein (COG:Q;~EggNog:ENOG410PM5U;~InterPro:IPR001128,IPR017972,IPR036396;~go_function: GO:0005506 - iron ion binding [Evidence IEA];~go_function: GO:0016705 - oxidoreductase activity, acting on paired donors, with incorporation or reduction of molecular oxygen [Evidence IEA];~go_function: GO:0020037 - heme binding [Evidence IEA];~go_process: GO:0055114 - oxidation-reduction process [Evidence IEA]), giving the protein MLTVSAHKLWDDDTYENAASWDGYRFYKMRDDPQRQSQAQLITTAPENLAFGHGKHACPGRFFAANEVKIVLIFLLLRYGWKQSEGMVPRIFSGGFGMALDPTLRIEVRRRREEMEI; this is encoded by the coding sequence ATGCTTACGGTATCGGCACACAAGTTGTGGGATGATGACACCTACGAAAATGCAGCCTCTTGGGACGGATACCGTTTTTATAAGATGCGCGATGATCCTCAGCGACAGTCACAGGCACAACTTATTACAACCGCCCCGGAGAACTTGGCTTTTGGACATGGCAAACATGCATGTCCTGGACGCTTCTTTGCTGCCAATGAAGTGAAGATTGTATtaatctttctcctcctacGGTATGGCTGGAAGCAGTCAGAAGGGATGGTACCAAGGATCTTTTCTGGTGGGTTTGGCATGGCACTTGACCCGACTCTGAGAATAGAGGTTAGAAGGCGTCGTGAGGAGATGGAAATATGA